From one Humulus lupulus chromosome 8, drHumLupu1.1, whole genome shotgun sequence genomic stretch:
- the LOC133798124 gene encoding rhodanese-like domain-containing protein 7, which yields MLRCRAPSLLPMRMISSSSSSSSLFSINPNPKLNYPLKPPSRKPKLSRSSPFTGSVSCSLSGYRNHLRSMTLTSRSLCGHTNPIPVSTVAGTRNPELELVGSDSESLVVISFYKFADFPDHAHLRQPLKELCEELRVSGGIILASEGINGSICGTRESVERVLGFIQGDDRLKGLRRIESPVSPEEEAIHHGHTSSSPLAAGEDAPFRWDHVRVKLKKEIVSLGMPTVSPIEKVGKYVSPREWNELISDPDTVVIDVRNHYETRIGKFKGAVDPCTTAFRKFPSWVEDEFKLSEPDNEHSEIENASSNERTSNQVGSPRKKMPPRVAMYCTGGIRCEKASSFLLSKGFKEVYHLEGGILKYLEDIPETESLWEGECFVFDKRVSVEHGLIPGTYKLCYGCKQPVSDADMESPLWELGVSCPHCYSSKSEEEKERARARQRQFETWGIIGGPHKGRRPITDSEGVKSPTRLSSSA from the exons ATGCTCAGGTGTAGAGCACCTTCTTTACTTCCCATGAGGATGATATCATCATCGTCGTCTTCGTCGTCGTTGTTTTCcataaaccctaaccctaaattGAACTACCCCCTGAAGCCCCCCTCTCGAAAACCCAAACTCTCTCGTTCTTCTCCATTTACCGGCTCTGTTAGCTGTTCTCTCTCCGGCTACCGGAACCATCTGCGAAGCATGACCCTTACTTCCAGAAGCCTATGTGGACACACTAACCCCATTCCCGTTTCGACCGTGGCCGGAACGAGAAATCCAGAGCTTGAATTGGTTGGGTCCGATTCAGAGTCTCTTGTGGTGATCTCCTTCTACAAGTTCGCTGATTTTCCTGACCATGCCCATTTACGACAACCCTTGAAAGAACTCTGCGAGGAATTG CGTGTTTCAGGAGGTATCATTCTTGCATCAGAAGGAATCAATGGCAGCATATGTGGGACTCGGGAATCAGTGGAAAGAGTTCTTGGGTTCATTCAAGGCGACGATCGGTTAAAGGGGTTACGACGAATAGAATCTCCTGTGAGTCCCGAGGAAGAAGCTATCCATCATGGGCACACTAGCAGTTCTCCTCTTGCAGCTGGGGAAGATGCACCTTTTCGATGGGATCATGTCAGAGTGAAGTTGAAGAAAGAG ATTGTTTCTCTTGGAATGCCTACTGTATCACCTATTGAAAAGGTTGGGAAGTACGTGAGCCCAAGGGAGTGGAATGAATTGATTAGCGATCCAGATACT GTTGTGATTGATGTGCGCAACCACTACGAAACTAGAATTGGGAAGTTCAAAGGAGCAGTTGATCCATGTACAACAGCGTTTCGTAAGTTCCCATCATGGGTAGAGGATGAGTTCAAACTTTCCGAACCGGATAATGAGCATTCAGAGATTGAGAACGCGAGTTCAAATGAAAGAACTTCAAATCAAGTGGGAAGTCCAAGAAAGAAAATGCCTCCACGGGTTGCCATGTACTGCACAGGAGGAATTCGATGTGAAAAAGCATCAAGTTTTCTCCTCAGTAAAGGTTTCAAAGAG GTTTATCATCTTGAAGGTGGAATTCTTAAGTATCTTGAAGACATTCCCGAGACAGAGAGCCTGTGGGAAGGAGAATGTTTTGTATTTGACAAGCGGGTCTCAGTGGAGCATGGTTTAATACCAGGAACTTATAAGCTGTGCTATGGGTGCAAACAACCAGTGAGTGACGCCGACATGGAATCCCCTCTATGGGAGCTCGGAGTTTCTTGTCCTCACTGTTACTCATCAAAAtctgaagaagagaaggagagggCAAGAGCCCGCCAAAGGCAATTTGAGACATGGGGAATAATTGGTGGTCCACACAAGGGCCGCCGGCCAATAACTGATTCGGAGGGTGTTAAGAGTCCTACTCGGCTCTCAAGTTCAGCCTGA